One genomic segment of Methanothermococcus okinawensis IH1 includes these proteins:
- a CDS encoding 30S ribosomal protein S3ae: MARMKARAGKGRRMARDTWKTKSWYNIYTPQTFGGDLIGHTPANDPSLVIGRVAETSLKDLTNDHSKHMVRMYFKIDGVSGTNATTQFVGHDTTREYLKSLIRRRRSKITTVTDVRTKDGYKIRVKSMVLTAVRARDHHKTDIRKKMEEIVRDMAKNATFPEFVQAMLLGGLGSKIYGECRKIFPMKRVEIYKSEVLEFGKPVGAPKQEETEEVEEATNEAVEENEEVKEVKAE; encoded by the coding sequence ATGGCAAGAATGAAAGCTAGGGCTGGCAAAGGAAGAAGAATGGCCAGAGATACTTGGAAAACAAAATCATGGTATAACATATATACTCCACAGACATTTGGTGGGGATTTGATAGGTCATACCCCTGCAAATGACCCATCATTGGTTATTGGAAGAGTGGCAGAAACAAGTTTAAAAGACTTGACAAATGACCATTCAAAACACATGGTAAGAATGTATTTCAAAATAGACGGAGTTAGCGGAACAAACGCAACAACCCAATTCGTTGGGCATGATACAACAAGAGAATATCTAAAATCATTAATTAGGAGAAGAAGAAGTAAAATAACAACCGTAACAGATGTAAGAACAAAAGATGGATACAAAATAAGAGTTAAATCTATGGTATTAACAGCTGTTAGAGCAAGGGACCATCATAAAACAGATATAAGAAAGAAAATGGAAGAAATTGTTAGAGATATGGCTAAAAACGCAACATTCCCAGAATTCGTTCAGGCAATGTTATTGGGTGGCTTAGGTTCAAAAATATATGGGGAATGTAGAAAAATATTCCCTATGAAAAGGGTAGAAATATATAAATCAGAAGTTTTAGAATTTGGAAAACCAGTAGGAGCTCCTAAACAGGAAGAAACCGAAGAAGTAGAAGAAGCTACCAATGAGGCAGTAGAGGAAAATGAGGAAGTAAAAGAAGTAAAAGCAGAATAA
- the ftsY gene encoding signal recognition particle-docking protein FtsY translates to MFGSLKKKLSKTVSKIADKIYSKGNEEEKTEGNKINKINNEKKEILNKKENELSEVAQSKTEAYTKDTGVVAKYNAQIESPSKLEEEIEKKEKIGFFDKFKLTKTIKKVLGKDVILTEDDIADILEELELELLEADVAYDVVERLVESLKNQLVGTKITAKDNPEEITINALKNAIKEILSQKNMDIYELIEEKKKSKEPVVIVFVGINGTGKTTSIAKLAHKLKNKGYSVVLAAGDTFRAGAIEQLEEHAKNIGVRVIKHQKGADSAAVIYDAIQHAKARGIDVVLADTAGRQATNINLMDEIKKVVRVTKPDLVVFVGDSLAGNDAINQAEEFNNAVNIDGVILTKVDADAKGGAALSIAYAIGKPILFLGVGQRYEDLEEFNVDWMVNKLFGDEEVKYSTEREF, encoded by the coding sequence ATGTTTGGAAGCTTAAAGAAAAAATTAAGTAAGACTGTCTCAAAAATTGCCGATAAAATTTATTCAAAGGGAAATGAAGAAGAAAAGACAGAAGGAAATAAAATAAATAAGATAAATAATGAAAAAAAGGAAATACTTAATAAAAAGGAAAATGAATTATCAGAAGTAGCACAATCTAAAACAGAGGCATATACAAAAGATACAGGAGTTGTAGCTAAATATAATGCACAAATAGAAAGTCCCTCTAAATTAGAAGAGGAGATAGAAAAAAAAGAAAAAATAGGATTTTTTGATAAGTTTAAACTAACAAAAACTATAAAAAAAGTCCTTGGTAAAGATGTAATACTGACTGAGGACGATATAGCAGATATTTTAGAAGAATTGGAATTGGAATTATTGGAGGCTGATGTGGCGTATGATGTTGTTGAAAGGCTTGTTGAATCGTTAAAAAATCAACTTGTAGGAACAAAAATAACAGCAAAGGATAACCCTGAAGAAATTACAATAAATGCTCTAAAAAATGCCATAAAAGAAATATTATCTCAAAAGAATATGGATATATATGAGCTCATAGAGGAAAAGAAAAAATCAAAAGAACCCGTTGTAATAGTATTTGTAGGTATAAATGGAACTGGAAAAACTACATCAATAGCTAAATTGGCACATAAATTAAAAAATAAAGGATACTCCGTAGTTTTAGCAGCAGGCGATACATTTAGAGCAGGAGCCATTGAACAACTCGAAGAGCATGCTAAGAACATTGGAGTTAGAGTTATAAAACATCAAAAAGGTGCAGATAGTGCCGCAGTAATATACGATGCAATACAGCATGCAAAAGCCAGAGGAATAGATGTGGTTTTAGCAGACACTGCTGGACGACAGGCTACAAATATTAACTTAATGGATGAGATTAAAAAGGTAGTTAGGGTAACAAAACCAGATTTGGTTGTATTTGTGGGTGACTCCCTTGCTGGAAATGATGCCATAAATCAGGCTGAGGAATTTAACAATGCTGTAAATATAGATGGGGTAATTCTAACAAAAGTAGATGCCGATGCAAAAGGTGGTGCAGCTCTATCCATTGCCTATGCAATTGGAAAGCCTATTTTATTCTTAGGAGTGGGTCAAAGATATGAAGATTTAGAAGAATTTAATGTAGATTGGATGGTAAATAAATTATTTGGAGATGAGGAAGTCAAATATTCTACTGAAAGGGAATTTTAA
- the rpsB gene encoding 30S ribosomal protein S2 → MTDENLLTTLDTYLASGIHIGTQQKTEDMKRFIYRVRSDGLYVLDVRKTDERIRLAAKFLSNYEPEDILAVSRRIYSVGPLKKFGQVTGINTVAGRFVPGTLTNPSSRKFLEPEVLFLSDPRVDRQALKEAIEIGIPIIGMCDTEHLTSFIDFIIPTNNKGRKAVSLIYYLIAREYLKNRGLIGEDVPFTYEEFLERAMNVKVKITPQQFQRGRGRRRRK, encoded by the coding sequence ATGACAGATGAAAACCTATTGACAACATTAGACACATATTTGGCGTCTGGAATCCATATAGGAACTCAGCAAAAAACAGAAGATATGAAAAGGTTCATTTACAGGGTAAGGTCTGATGGACTCTATGTTTTAGATGTTAGAAAAACAGATGAAAGAATAAGATTGGCAGCAAAATTCTTATCAAACTATGAACCAGAAGATATTTTAGCAGTTTCAAGAAGAATTTACTCAGTTGGACCTTTAAAAAAATTCGGTCAAGTAACAGGCATAAATACAGTAGCAGGAAGATTTGTTCCAGGAACATTAACAAACCCATCATCAAGGAAATTCCTTGAACCAGAGGTTTTATTTTTAAGTGACCCTAGGGTTGATAGACAGGCATTAAAAGAAGCCATAGAAATTGGAATCCCTATCATTGGAATGTGTGATACAGAACATTTGACCTCATTTATTGATTTCATAATTCCAACAAACAATAAGGGTAGAAAGGCTGTTTCATTAATATACTATCTTATAGCAAGAGAATATTTAAAAAACAGAGGATTAATTGGAGAAGATGTGCCATTCACATATGAAGAATTCTTGGAAAGAGCTATGAATGTTAAGGTAAAAATTACCCCACAACAATTCCAGAGAGGCAGAGGAAGGAGAAGAAGAAAATAA
- the ecnA gene encoding calcium-activated nuclease EcnA: MFMSIFIIFSGCLDIFSDNNGNNNNYNGNSYEYQKFLNSHEHFTAKVIKITDGDTIWVMDKNGKKYKIRLLGVDTPEIYHKNSPEKFYINNHPISNITYLKVWGYKAKDYAERMLGNKTVIVVFDNEAPRKGYYGRYLAYIFIDGDDFNEELLKNGYARVYVSNFELKTKYLKEERYAKEHKIGLWNVSNN, from the coding sequence ATGTTTATGAGTATTTTTATAATTTTTTCCGGATGTTTAGATATATTTTCAGATAACAATGGCAATAATAACAATTACAATGGTAATAGTTATGAATATCAAAAGTTTCTCAATAGTCATGAGCATTTCACTGCCAAGGTTATAAAAATCACGGATGGAGATACTATATGGGTTATGGATAAAAATGGGAAAAAATACAAAATAAGACTTTTAGGGGTAGATACTCCTGAAATATATCATAAAAATAGCCCTGAAAAATTTTATATAAATAATCATCCAATTAGTAACATAACTTATTTAAAAGTTTGGGGATATAAGGCAAAAGATTATGCGGAAAGGATGCTGGGAAATAAAACTGTCATTGTAGTTTTTGACAATGAGGCTCCAAGAAAAGGGTACTACGGTAGATATCTCGCATATATATTTATAGATGGAGATGATTTTAACGAAGAATTACTTAAAAATGGATATGCAAGGGTTTATGTGTCTAATTTTGAATTGAAAACTAAATATTTAAAAGAGGAAAGATATGCAAAAGAACACAAAATAGGATTATGGAATGTAAGTAATAATTAA
- the bioA gene encoding adenosylmethionine--8-amino-7-oxononanoate transaminase: protein MDKFTENLAEWDKKYVWHPYTQMKEYNPPLKNIIVEKGEGNYLVDINGKKYLDAVSSIWCNLFGHSEKRIIDAIKNQAEKICHSTLLGCGNIPSIVLAKKLVEITPPHLNKVFYSEDGAEAVEIAVKMAFEYYQLRDGKNNKRTKFVSVKEGYHGDTIGTMSVGGSETFHGCFKPLLFKGYHAGAPYCYRCEYHNFKDTDERDEKGCSMKCLENMLNLIENHKDEIFCVILEAGVMGSAGMIPYPDGYIEEVAKKCKENDIILILDEVATFGRLGKHLFSDNETLKKLGKPDIITLGKGITGGYVPLAATITTEEIYNQFLGDFEECRQLFHGHTYTGNQILCAASIATMDILKNDKIFENIGEKIKLLHNSLDKLKELEHVGDVRKRGFMIGIELVKNKETKEPYPYEFKAGYKVADKLLEKGIYMRPIFNTLIVIPPLTITGEEIKFLCDKLYESIKETL from the coding sequence ATGGATAAATTCACAGAAAATCTTGCTGAATGGGATAAAAAATATGTTTGGCATCCATACACACAGATGAAAGAGTATAATCCACCATTAAAAAATATAATTGTAGAAAAGGGTGAAGGAAACTATTTAGTGGATATAAATGGAAAAAAATACCTCGATGCAGTCTCATCTATATGGTGCAATTTATTTGGTCATAGCGAGAAAAGAATAATAGATGCCATAAAAAATCAGGCTGAAAAGATATGTCACTCTACACTTTTAGGCTGTGGAAATATCCCTTCAATAGTTTTAGCAAAAAAACTTGTTGAAATAACTCCACCCCATTTAAATAAGGTATTTTATTCAGAAGATGGTGCAGAAGCAGTAGAAATAGCTGTTAAAATGGCTTTTGAATATTACCAATTAAGAGATGGTAAAAATAATAAAAGAACAAAATTTGTTTCAGTGAAAGAAGGATATCATGGAGACACAATTGGAACAATGAGTGTGGGAGGTAGTGAAACATTCCATGGATGTTTTAAACCACTTTTATTTAAGGGATATCATGCCGGAGCTCCGTACTGTTATAGGTGCGAATACCACAATTTTAAAGATACCGATGAGAGGGATGAAAAGGGATGCAGTATGAAATGTCTTGAAAACATGCTGAATCTTATAGAAAATCATAAGGATGAGATTTTTTGTGTAATTCTTGAAGCAGGGGTAATGGGTTCAGCAGGTATGATACCATATCCTGATGGATATATAGAAGAAGTTGCAAAAAAATGTAAGGAAAACGACATAATCTTAATACTCGATGAGGTGGCAACATTCGGGAGACTTGGAAAACACCTTTTTTCAGATAATGAAACATTGAAGAAATTGGGAAAGCCAGATATAATTACACTTGGAAAGGGAATAACTGGGGGGTATGTGCCACTTGCAGCAACCATTACAACAGAAGAGATATATAATCAATTTTTAGGGGATTTTGAAGAATGCAGACAACTTTTCCACGGACATACCTACACGGGAAATCAAATATTATGTGCTGCATCTATTGCCACGATGGACATATTAAAAAACGACAAGATATTTGAAAATATTGGCGAAAAAATAAAATTACTACATAACTCATTGGATAAATTGAAGGAGCTCGAACATGTTGGTGATGTTAGGAAGAGAGGTTTTATGATTGGTATAGAGCTCGTAAAGAATAAAGAAACTAAGGAACCATATCCTTATGAATTTAAAGCAGGATACAAAGTTGCGGATAAATTGCTTGAAAAGGGCATATATATGAGACCCATATTTAATACTTTGATAGTTATCCCACCATTAACAATTACTGGGGAAGAAATAAAGTTTTTATGTGATAAGTTATATGAATCAATTAAAGAAACTTTATAG
- a CDS encoding fibrillarin-like rRNA/tRNA 2'-O-methyltransferase encodes MFGDTVKIKEIFDNIYEVDMGDGIKRIATKSLVPSKRVYGERLIEVDGVEYRIWNPNKSKLGASIINGLKYMPIKRNTKVLYLGVSAGTTPSHVADITEKGPVYSVEFAPRIMREFLEVCNDRKNLIPILGDANTPNVYANMVEEVDVIFEDVAQPNQAEILVKNAKWFLKENGYGMISIKARSVDVVRNPKEIFKEQKEILINGGFEIIDEVNIEPFEKDHMLFVGIWRKH; translated from the coding sequence ATATTTGGTGATACTGTGAAAATTAAGGAGATTTTTGATAATATTTACGAAGTAGATATGGGCGATGGAATAAAAAGAATAGCTACAAAATCGCTTGTTCCATCAAAAAGAGTATATGGAGAAAGATTAATAGAAGTAGATGGCGTAGAGTATAGAATTTGGAATCCAAATAAAAGTAAATTGGGAGCTTCCATAATAAATGGTTTAAAATATATGCCAATCAAAAGGAACACAAAAGTCCTTTATTTAGGGGTATCTGCGGGAACAACACCATCTCATGTTGCCGATATAACTGAAAAAGGACCAGTTTATTCTGTGGAATTTGCACCAAGGATTATGAGGGAGTTTTTAGAAGTTTGCAACGATAGGAAAAATTTAATTCCGATATTGGGAGATGCTAATACTCCAAATGTATATGCTAACATGGTTGAGGAAGTGGATGTAATATTTGAGGATGTTGCACAACCAAATCAGGCAGAAATACTTGTAAAAAATGCAAAATGGTTTTTAAAAGAAAATGGATATGGAATGATTTCCATAAAAGCCAGAAGTGTTGATGTTGTGAGAAATCCAAAAGAGATATTTAAAGAACAGAAAGAAATTTTAATAAATGGCGGTTTTGAAATTATCGACGAAGTAAATATTGAACCATTTGAAAAAGACCACATGCTGTTTGTAGGAATTTGGAGAAAACATTAA
- a CDS encoding Hsp20/alpha crystallin family protein, with protein sequence MFGRDPFSEIEKLMSEMFMSPMAGMRTMKTMSSGLEISGKGYMPITLIEGDNNVKVIAMIPGVNKEDIVVNAVGDTLEIRAKRAPLMITESERIVYSEIPEDEEIYRTIKLPATVKEDNASAKFENGMLIVELPKSEVSIKKGINIE encoded by the coding sequence ATGTTTGGAAGAGATCCATTTTCAGAAATTGAAAAATTAATGAGTGAAATGTTCATGTCTCCAATGGCTGGAATGAGAACTATGAAAACCATGAGCTCAGGTCTTGAAATTTCAGGTAAGGGATACATGCCAATTACATTAATTGAAGGGGATAATAATGTAAAGGTCATAGCAATGATTCCTGGGGTAAATAAAGAAGATATAGTTGTTAATGCTGTTGGAGATACCTTGGAAATCAGAGCTAAAAGAGCACCATTGATGATAACCGAATCCGAAAGAATTGTTTATTCAGAAATTCCAGAAGATGAAGAAATATACAGAACAATAAAATTACCTGCAACTGTAAAAGAGGATAATGCATCTGCTAAATTTGAGAATGGAATGCTTATAGTAGAATTACCAAAAAGCGAAGTATCTATCAAAAAAGGTATCAACATTGAATAA
- a CDS encoding Holliday junction resolvase-like protein: protein MDLILNLIVLLLVFVLIILFLKYLKLKDEIERRALSLFEEWRSTELKKEVEEKAKILFSEWKQKEEKNIRRDAIKRSEAVVMGKITEHLVPYFPEFKYNPKDARFVGSPVDFIVFDGLSEDNLKKIVFIEVKTGKKGTLSHREKLIKKCVEDKNIEYELIHHDYNHNNKNSKIKK, encoded by the coding sequence ATGGATTTAATTTTAAACTTAATAGTATTGTTGCTGGTATTTGTATTAATTATATTATTTTTGAAATATTTAAAATTAAAAGACGAAATAGAACGCAGGGCATTGAGTTTGTTCGAGGAATGGAGAAGCACAGAGTTAAAAAAAGAAGTTGAGGAAAAAGCAAAAATACTATTTAGTGAGTGGAAACAAAAAGAAGAAAAAAATATACGAAGGGATGCTATTAAAAGAAGCGAAGCTGTTGTAATGGGAAAAATAACAGAACATTTAGTCCCATACTTTCCAGAGTTTAAATATAATCCAAAAGATGCAAGATTCGTTGGAAGCCCTGTGGATTTTATAGTATTTGATGGATTAAGCGAGGATAATTTAAAAAAAATAGTATTTATAGAGGTAAAAACTGGAAAAAAAGGGACTTTATCACATAGGGAAAAACTGATTAAAAAATGTGTTGAAGATAAAAATATTGAATATGAATTAATACACCATGATTACAACCATAATAATAAAAATTCTAAAATAAAAAAATAA
- a CDS encoding HVO_0476 family zinc finger protein, protein MDEELLFECPICDDITPHEILKSQESKKHVKLTVKCLNCGYVHDIEKTLKLKDVKIIISRYGESEKKVSQLPVDEILKVGDVINIFGEDVEITSIETTKRVMSSKVEDIQTIWAKSLNIPKKVGISINDRNTTYSVNILVPQDYVFDNETTYRVGRMFFKIKMIKTEKGTFKREIARKIKRIYANTSRPIRNYEDLTDNVVV, encoded by the coding sequence ATGGATGAAGAATTATTATTTGAATGCCCAATATGCGATGATATAACCCCTCATGAGATACTAAAAAGTCAAGAATCTAAGAAGCATGTTAAACTAACTGTAAAATGTTTAAACTGTGGATATGTTCATGATATTGAAAAAACTTTAAAATTAAAAGATGTAAAGATAATCATAAGCAGATATGGGGAATCCGAGAAAAAGGTTTCTCAACTTCCAGTAGATGAGATTTTAAAAGTTGGGGATGTAATAAATATTTTTGGAGAAGATGTGGAGATAACAAGTATAGAAACTACAAAGAGGGTTATGTCATCGAAGGTTGAGGATATCCAAACCATATGGGCAAAATCTTTAAATATACCTAAAAAGGTCGGTATTTCCATAAATGATAGGAATACTACCTATTCCGTCAATATATTGGTCCCTCAGGATTATGTATTTGATAACGAAACAACCTATCGTGTGGGGAGAATGTTCTTTAAAATAAAGATGATAAAAACTGAGAAAGGAACATTCAAGAGGGAAATTGCAAGAAAAATAAAAAGAATATATGCAAATACTTCAAGACCCATTAGAAACTATGAAGATTTAACAGATAATGTTGTTGTATAA
- a CDS encoding diacylglycerol/polyprenol kinase family protein, producing MKIRELYRQTIHIIFGIVVAFSVLYINKYTLIFLLVALIVVGIFLYYYLKEHYLPIISDLLSRCERKKEFGKGAILFAIGLLITLIVVKDINAIFYSILVFAIGDGLATLIGVRGKLKIEYFGKTIEGFLAFFISAGIVLYYPYGILGIAVAFIGACIEFISKKIKIDDNLILPVFVGIILEIIGSI from the coding sequence ATGAAAATAAGGGAGTTATATCGTCAAACCATTCATATAATCTTTGGAATTGTTGTAGCTTTTTCTGTATTGTATATTAATAAATACACCCTTATATTTTTATTAGTAGCCTTAATTGTTGTTGGAATCTTCTTATATTATTATTTAAAAGAGCATTACCTCCCAATAATATCTGATTTACTTAGCAGGTGTGAAAGGAAAAAAGAATTTGGAAAAGGGGCAATTTTATTTGCAATTGGTTTGTTGATAACATTGATTGTAGTTAAGGATATTAATGCCATATTCTATTCCATATTGGTTTTTGCCATTGGAGATGGATTAGCTACATTAATTGGGGTTAGGGGGAAATTAAAAATAGAATATTTTGGAAAAACTATTGAAGGATTTTTGGCGTTTTTTATTTCAGCAGGTATTGTCTTATATTATCCTTATGGAATATTGGGCATTGCCGTTGCCTTTATTGGAGCATGCATTGAATTTATTAGTAAAAAAATAAAGATAGATGATAATTTAATTCTTCCAGTTTTTGTGGGAATTATATTGGAGATAATTGGAAGCATTTAA